The following coding sequences are from one Streptomyces sp. NBC_01485 window:
- a CDS encoding protein kinase domain-containing protein: protein MAALEPDDPRSVGEYQLLSRLGAGGMGRVYLGRSPGGRPVAVKVVHSELLRRPEFRSRFRREVQAARSVSGAFTAPVIDADPDANLPWLVTSYIAGPSLEQAVAERGPFEPAAVLALAAGLAEALVSIHSVNLVHRDLKPSNVLLAEDGPRVIDFGIVRSLESDSLTATGLLAGSPGFMAPEQVAGGTITPASDVFCLGAVLAFAATGANPFGTGPTPALLYRVVHDEPDVDAIADPALRSLVSACLAKDPGSRPTPRQILTHVGPAVGVPHEPGPSMAAAVHTPARAGAAESREHPRTQVPPTHAATQLDTAARPLRPPLPQQPHGPGDQGGPGNPYGPTVPSDPGSRIPSPSYSHSRRGFLFAGAGAVTALGVGAGVWFTRSGGEASDRDASPSPSSSLTAPAVSTPAPVGRWPLDEASGDLARDTLGGNDGTATGVQWQGGAAVFDGKGSQIVTAAPVVDTSEGRSFSVSAWVRLTAIPGSFATAVSEDGDINSRFFLQYSGDERRWVFAGVGQRAVARTAPAAGVWTHLVGVCDGPGRRLRLYVDGVQEATVADTTAAGGPLVIGRAKYNGGPADFFPGAIRDVQVYDQALTTAQVKTLKPL from the coding sequence GTGGCAGCGCTGGAGCCGGACGATCCGCGCTCCGTCGGGGAGTACCAGTTGCTGAGCAGACTGGGCGCGGGCGGTATGGGGCGGGTCTACCTGGGCCGTTCGCCGGGCGGACGGCCCGTCGCGGTCAAGGTGGTGCACTCCGAACTGCTCCGCAGGCCCGAGTTCCGCTCCCGGTTCCGGCGTGAGGTGCAGGCGGCCCGCTCGGTCAGCGGGGCCTTCACCGCCCCGGTGATCGACGCCGACCCGGACGCGAACCTGCCCTGGCTGGTGACCAGTTACATCGCCGGGCCCTCACTGGAACAGGCGGTCGCCGAGCGGGGGCCGTTCGAACCGGCGGCGGTGCTGGCGCTCGCCGCCGGTCTCGCCGAGGCGCTGGTGTCGATCCACTCCGTGAACCTGGTGCACCGCGACCTCAAGCCCTCCAACGTGCTGCTCGCCGAGGACGGCCCGAGGGTCATCGACTTCGGGATCGTGCGGAGCCTCGAGAGCGACTCGCTCACCGCGACCGGACTCCTGGCCGGCTCGCCGGGATTCATGGCCCCCGAGCAGGTGGCCGGCGGCACGATCACCCCGGCGAGCGACGTGTTCTGCCTCGGCGCGGTGCTGGCCTTCGCGGCGACCGGAGCCAACCCCTTCGGCACCGGGCCCACCCCCGCCCTGCTCTACCGCGTGGTCCACGACGAACCCGACGTCGACGCGATCGCCGACCCGGCCCTGCGCTCGCTCGTCTCCGCGTGTCTGGCGAAGGACCCCGGCAGCCGCCCGACCCCGCGTCAGATCCTCACCCATGTCGGCCCGGCCGTCGGCGTCCCGCACGAGCCCGGCCCTTCGATGGCCGCCGCCGTTCACACACCCGCGCGGGCCGGTGCGGCGGAGAGCCGGGAGCATCCGCGTACCCAGGTGCCGCCGACGCACGCGGCCACCCAACTGGACACCGCCGCCCGTCCGCTCCGGCCACCCCTGCCACAGCAACCGCACGGCCCGGGCGACCAGGGCGGCCCAGGCAACCCGTACGGCCCGACCGTCCCCAGCGACCCCGGCAGCCGCATCCCCAGCCCCAGCTATAGCCATAGCCGTCGTGGCTTCCTGTTCGCCGGGGCCGGTGCCGTCACCGCGCTCGGCGTCGGCGCGGGCGTCTGGTTCACCCGTTCCGGCGGCGAGGCCTCCGACCGGGACGCCTCGCCCTCGCCCTCCTCCTCTCTCACCGCCCCCGCCGTCAGCACCCCCGCCCCCGTCGGCCGCTGGCCCCTCGACGAGGCGTCCGGGGACCTGGCCCGGGACACCCTCGGCGGCAACGACGGCACCGCGACCGGCGTCCAATGGCAGGGCGGGGCCGCTGTGTTCGACGGGAAGGGCAGCCAGATCGTCACCGCGGCCCCGGTGGTCGACACGAGCGAGGGCCGCAGCTTCTCCGTGTCGGCGTGGGTGCGGCTGACGGCGATCCCGGGCTCCTTCGCCACCGCCGTCAGCGAGGACGGCGACATCAACAGCCGCTTCTTCCTCCAGTACTCCGGCGACGAACGGCGGTGGGTCTTCGCCGGCGTCGGCCAGCGCGCGGTGGCACGCACCGCCCCCGCGGCGGGTGTCTGGACCCACCTCGTCGGCGTGTGCGACGGCCCCGGACGCCGGCTGCGCCTCTACGTCGACGGCGTCCAGGAGGCGACCGTGGCCGACACCACCGCCGCGGGCGGCCCCCTGGTGATCGGACGGGCCAAGTACAACGGCGGCCCCGCCGACTTCTTCCCCGGCGCCATCAGGGACGTACAGGTCTACGACCAGGCCCTGACCACCGCCCAGGTCAAGACCCTGAAGCCCCTGTAG
- a CDS encoding MerR family transcriptional regulator: MTERRLRSVDLARLVGLSTQQIRNYEEAGVLPPAGRTTSGYRTFTDVHRQALLTYRALVKGYGPVPAARIMRTLHAGDVPAALALVDAAHAALHEERAALRATDEALTALAGEAPLVRDRSGLRIGDVAALLGVRTSALRVWEAAGLLAPPRERGTGYRVFGPAEVRDARVIQSLRRSHHLFAQIRPVLAELRREGGSEAALRATLAARAQTLTSRTRAMLAGAGRLHDYLDCVDHMGCMGCMG, from the coding sequence ATGACCGAACGCCGACTGCGCTCCGTCGACCTCGCCCGGCTCGTCGGGCTCTCGACGCAGCAGATCCGCAACTACGAGGAGGCGGGCGTCCTGCCGCCGGCCGGGCGCACGACGTCGGGCTACCGCACGTTCACGGACGTACACCGGCAGGCGCTGCTGACCTACCGCGCGCTGGTGAAGGGGTACGGGCCGGTTCCGGCGGCCCGGATCATGCGGACGCTGCACGCCGGTGACGTCCCGGCCGCCCTCGCCCTCGTCGACGCGGCCCACGCCGCACTGCACGAGGAACGCGCGGCCCTGCGGGCGACGGACGAGGCACTGACGGCGCTGGCCGGCGAGGCACCCTTGGTGCGGGACCGCTCCGGTCTGCGCATCGGCGACGTCGCCGCGCTGCTCGGCGTACGGACGTCCGCGCTGCGGGTGTGGGAGGCGGCCGGGCTGCTCGCGCCGCCGCGTGAACGCGGCACCGGCTACCGCGTGTTCGGCCCCGCCGAGGTGCGGGACGCCCGGGTGATCCAGTCCCTGCGGCGCAGCCACCACCTGTTCGCGCAGATCCGGCCGGTGCTGGCGGAGCTGCGCCGGGAGGGCGGCAGCGAGGCGGCGCTGCGGGCGACGCTCGCGGCGCGGGCGCAGACGCTGACGTCCCGCACGCGCGCGATGCTGGCGGGCGCGGGGCGTCTGCACGACTACCTGGACTGCGTGGACCACATGGGCTGCATGGGCTGCATGGGCTGA
- a CDS encoding nucleoside deaminase: MNQSDRLEQSQERAWLAAAVAEARAGLAEGGIPIGAALHGPDGTLLGRGHNRRVQDDDPSTHAETAAFRAAGRQRTYRGTTMVTTLSPCWYCSGLVRQFGISRVVIGEAVTFHGGHDWLAEHGVEIVLLDDPECVAMMRDFIEKNPALWNEDIGE, translated from the coding sequence ATGAACCAGTCGGATCGGTTGGAACAGTCACAGGAACGCGCCTGGCTCGCCGCCGCCGTCGCCGAGGCCCGTGCCGGGCTCGCCGAGGGCGGCATCCCGATCGGCGCGGCGCTCCACGGCCCGGACGGCACCCTGCTGGGCCGGGGCCACAACCGGCGCGTCCAGGACGACGACCCGTCGACGCACGCGGAGACGGCCGCGTTCCGCGCGGCGGGACGGCAGCGCACGTATCGCGGTACGACGATGGTGACGACCCTGTCCCCCTGCTGGTACTGCTCCGGACTGGTCCGGCAGTTCGGCATCTCGCGCGTCGTGATCGGCGAGGCGGTCACCTTCCACGGCGGGCACGACTGGCTGGCGGAACACGGCGTCGAGATCGTGCTCCTGGACGACCCCGAGTGCGTCGCGATGATGCGCGACTTCATCGAGAAGAACCCGGCACTGTGGAACGAGGACATCGGTGAGTGA
- a CDS encoding DUF4229 domain-containing protein: MFRYTLMRLGVFAGCLVVVWGLVYSGVMPRGLGDSNIMWIVLLSLVISAPISFVVLRKERDRASVTVVERVDRMKANLEANRSQEDEAIDSAQAS, encoded by the coding sequence ATGTTCCGCTACACACTGATGCGCCTCGGTGTCTTCGCCGGCTGCCTCGTGGTCGTCTGGGGCCTCGTCTACTCGGGCGTCATGCCGCGCGGCCTCGGCGACTCCAACATCATGTGGATCGTCCTGCTCTCGCTGGTGATCTCCGCGCCGATCAGCTTCGTGGTGCTGCGCAAGGAGCGCGACCGCGCCTCGGTCACGGTCGTGGAGCGCGTGGACCGTATGAAGGCCAACCTGGAGGCCAACCGGTCCCAGGAGGACGAGGCGATCGACTCCGCCCAGGCTTCCTGA
- a CDS encoding Lrp/AsnC family transcriptional regulator, with product MDAVDRQLIQALRENGRASYAELGRLVGLSGPSVTDRINRLEAAGIITGYRASVNAAQLGLGVTALIGISLSDAADHEDVANRMKELGEIEDCWFIAGDDSFMLKARANDVDGLEKIIRRLSGTKGVSRTRTTIVLSTKWENRVGELPEEV from the coding sequence ATGGACGCGGTGGACAGGCAGCTCATCCAGGCTCTGCGGGAGAACGGCCGGGCCTCCTACGCCGAGCTGGGACGCCTCGTCGGACTGTCGGGACCCAGCGTCACCGACCGCATCAACCGGCTGGAGGCGGCCGGCATCATCACCGGCTACCGCGCCTCGGTGAACGCCGCCCAACTCGGTCTCGGCGTCACCGCCCTCATCGGCATCTCCCTCTCCGACGCCGCCGACCACGAGGACGTGGCGAACCGGATGAAGGAGCTCGGCGAGATCGAGGACTGCTGGTTCATCGCCGGCGACGACTCGTTCATGCTCAAGGCGCGGGCGAACGACGTCGACGGCCTGGAGAAGATCATCCGGCGGCTGTCGGGAACGAAGGGCGTATCCCGGACCCGTACGACCATCGTGCTCTCCACGAAGTGGGAGAACCGGGTCGGAGAGCTGCCGGAAGAAGTCTGA
- a CDS encoding CDP-alcohol phosphatidyltransferase family protein, giving the protein MGAAPVLEELREVCQPQAKLASRNGEHWAGRLYMRRVSLRLTRQLVRTPVTPDQLTWTMVVCGVLSGAALLVPGLTGAVLAALLMQLFLLFDCVDGEVARWKGQNSATGIYVDRLGAYLADAALMIGFGFRAAESGLVGGWAGFNGWVSLGLATALGVVLLKASTDLVDVARARRGLAVADDESSAPRSQGVASLRRLAAAFKIHRVTNGIEASLVLVAVAVADAVTGGVEPTRWALAAIAAITWLMVPAHLLSILSSSRLR; this is encoded by the coding sequence ATGGGTGCTGCTCCGGTGCTGGAGGAGCTGCGGGAGGTCTGCCAGCCGCAGGCCAAGCTCGCCAGTCGCAACGGCGAGCACTGGGCGGGCCGGCTGTACATGCGCCGCGTCTCGCTGCGGCTCACCCGCCAGTTGGTCCGCACCCCGGTCACCCCGGACCAGCTGACCTGGACGATGGTGGTGTGCGGCGTGCTGTCCGGCGCGGCGCTGCTCGTCCCGGGGCTCACCGGGGCCGTACTCGCCGCCCTGCTCATGCAGTTGTTCCTCCTCTTCGACTGCGTCGACGGCGAAGTCGCCCGCTGGAAGGGGCAGAACAGCGCGACCGGCATCTACGTCGACCGGCTCGGCGCGTACCTCGCCGACGCGGCGCTGATGATCGGCTTCGGCTTCCGGGCCGCCGAGTCCGGCCTCGTCGGCGGCTGGGCGGGCTTCAACGGCTGGGTGTCGCTCGGCCTCGCGACCGCGCTCGGCGTCGTGCTGCTGAAGGCCTCGACCGACCTGGTGGACGTGGCCCGCGCCCGCCGGGGGCTGGCCGTCGCCGACGACGAGTCCAGCGCGCCCCGCTCGCAGGGCGTCGCCTCGCTGCGCCGGCTCGCCGCCGCCTTCAAGATCCACCGGGTCACCAACGGCATCGAGGCCTCCCTCGTCCTGGTCGCCGTGGCGGTGGCGGACGCGGTGACCGGCGGCGTCGAGCCGACCCGCTGGGCGCTGGCGGCGATCGCCGCGATCACCTGGCTGATGGTCCCGGCCCACCTGCTGTCGATCCTGTCGTCGTCCCGGCTGCGCTGA
- the mqnP gene encoding menaquinone biosynthesis prenyltransferase MqnP, producing MSASASAALPQPGRTKAFLRLVMIEHSVFALPFAYIAALTAMFRTDGTIHWARLLLVTVCMVGLRTFAMAVNRIIDREIDARNPRTAHRELVTGAVSVKHAWTGALIAVAVFLGSAALLNPLCLALAPVAVVPMVVYPYGKRFTNFPQAILGLAQAMGPIGGWLAITGEWSWDAVILGLAVGIWIGGFDLIYACQDVETDREIGVLSVPARFGIPAAVWSARACHAVTTALFVWYALATDAGAFFWLGLLIVAGAFVYEHTIVRPHDLTRLNRAFFSTNGFIGISLFVCALIDLLVRGLSV from the coding sequence GTGAGCGCCTCCGCGTCGGCCGCACTTCCCCAGCCGGGCCGCACGAAGGCGTTTTTGCGCCTGGTGATGATCGAACACTCGGTCTTCGCGCTGCCCTTCGCCTACATCGCCGCGCTGACGGCGATGTTCCGGACGGACGGCACCATCCACTGGGCGAGGCTGCTGCTGGTCACCGTCTGCATGGTGGGTCTGCGCACCTTCGCGATGGCGGTGAACCGGATCATCGACCGCGAGATCGACGCCCGTAACCCGCGCACGGCCCACCGCGAACTGGTGACGGGCGCGGTGTCGGTGAAGCACGCCTGGACGGGCGCGCTGATCGCGGTCGCGGTCTTCCTCGGCTCGGCGGCCCTCCTGAACCCCCTCTGCCTCGCCCTCGCCCCCGTCGCGGTCGTCCCGATGGTCGTCTACCCCTACGGCAAGCGGTTCACGAACTTCCCGCAGGCCATCCTGGGTCTGGCCCAGGCGATGGGCCCGATCGGAGGCTGGCTGGCGATCACCGGCGAGTGGTCCTGGGACGCGGTGATCCTCGGGCTCGCCGTCGGGATCTGGATCGGCGGCTTCGACCTGATCTACGCCTGCCAGGACGTCGAGACCGACCGAGAGATCGGCGTCCTGTCGGTCCCGGCCCGCTTCGGCATCCCGGCGGCGGTCTGGAGCGCCCGCGCCTGCCACGCCGTGACGACGGCCCTGTTCGTCTGGTACGCCCTGGCCACCGACGCCGGCGCGTTCTTCTGGCTCGGCCTGCTGATCGTCGCGGGCGCGTTCGTCTACGAGCACACCATCGTCCGACCCCACGATCTGACCCGTCTGAACAGGGCGTTCTTCTCGACGAACGGTTTCATCGGCATCAGTCTCTTCGTGTGCGCGCTGATCGACCTGCTGGTGCGGGGGCTCTCGGTGTAG
- a CDS encoding PLD nuclease N-terminal domain-containing protein encodes MLRYLPFLLVLALWIYAFIDCLNTPEEEVRGLPKVVWVIIILLFGEVLVGPVAWLVAGKARRAPTDGSTPSEWRRGRRTEWVAPDDNPEFLKSLKDEAPSSSSSEDVDDEALLKDWEADLRRREEELKRRESGEDPKDG; translated from the coding sequence ATGCTCAGGTATCTGCCGTTCCTGCTGGTCCTGGCACTGTGGATCTACGCCTTCATCGACTGCCTCAACACTCCCGAGGAGGAGGTGCGGGGGCTGCCGAAGGTGGTCTGGGTCATCATCATCCTGCTCTTCGGCGAGGTGCTCGTCGGGCCGGTCGCCTGGCTGGTGGCCGGGAAGGCGCGCCGCGCGCCCACGGACGGCTCGACACCGTCCGAGTGGCGTCGCGGCCGCCGCACCGAGTGGGTCGCACCGGACGACAACCCCGAGTTCCTCAAGTCCCTGAAGGACGAGGCCCCCTCCTCCTCATCCTCCGAAGACGTGGACGACGAGGCTCTCCTGAAGGACTGGGAGGCCGATCTGCGTCGCCGCGAGGAGGAGTTGAAGCGCCGCGAGTCCGGCGAGGACCCGAAGGACGGCTGA
- a CDS encoding GNAT family N-acetyltransferase, which translates to MTLAFTLDPEVTPALREDVLSLWADVSNAGGPVGFVAPVTADDVRPELVKHFVAMAEGRTRLLVGRDASGTVAATAFLSFNTHRLMRHWLWLYTVMVHPRHHGRGYGRDLLAAAEDAARGLDGIEAIRLTCRGGHGLERFYGSCGYKEVGRVPGAIRVAPGDDRDDIFMLLPLM; encoded by the coding sequence ATGACACTGGCTTTCACCCTTGACCCCGAGGTGACCCCCGCCCTCAGGGAGGACGTCCTCTCCCTGTGGGCGGACGTGTCGAACGCGGGCGGCCCGGTCGGCTTCGTCGCGCCGGTGACGGCGGACGACGTACGGCCCGAGCTGGTCAAGCACTTCGTCGCGATGGCGGAGGGACGCACCCGGCTGCTGGTCGGCCGGGACGCGTCGGGCACGGTCGCCGCGACCGCGTTCCTCTCCTTCAACACGCACCGGCTGATGCGGCACTGGCTGTGGCTGTACACGGTGATGGTGCACCCCCGCCACCACGGCCGGGGGTACGGCCGGGACCTGCTCGCCGCCGCCGAGGACGCCGCCCGCGGCCTCGACGGCATCGAGGCGATCCGGCTCACCTGCCGCGGCGGACACGGCCTGGAACGCTTCTACGGCTCCTGCGGCTACAAGGAGGTCGGCCGGGTGCCCGGCGCGATCCGCGTCGCCCCCGGGGACGACCGGGACGACATATTCATGCTGCTGCCGCTGATGTGA
- a CDS encoding menaquinone biosynthesis decarboxylase — protein MAYDDLRSLLRALEREGDLKRVKAEVDPYLEVGEIVDRVQKAGGPALLFENVKGSSMPLAMNVFGTDRRLLKALGLKSYAEISERIGGLLRPELPQGFVGVREAFGKLGAMTHVPPRKVKAGDAPVQEVVLHGDDVDLDALPALFTWPQDGGSFFNLGLTHTKDPESGIRNLGLYRLQRHDKRTIGMHWQIHKDSRNHYQVAARKGERLPVAIAFGCPPAVTYASTAPLPGDIDEYLFAGFLAGKRIEMVDCKTVPLQVPAQAEVVIEGWLEPGEMLPEGPFGDHTGFYTPQEPFPALKIDCVTMRKRPLLQSIVVGRPPTEDGPLGRATERFFLPLLKIIVPDIVDYHLPEAGGFHNCAIVSIDKKYPKHAQKVMHAVWGAHMMSLTKLIVVVDADCDVHDLHEVAWRALGNTDYARDLSLVEGPVDHLDHASYQQFWGGKAGIDATRKWPEEGYTRDGGWPEMVVSDPDTAAKVDSRWKEYGL, from the coding sequence ATGGCTTACGACGATCTTCGTTCCCTGCTCAGGGCACTGGAACGCGAAGGCGACCTCAAGCGCGTCAAGGCCGAGGTCGATCCGTATCTGGAGGTCGGGGAGATCGTCGACCGCGTCCAGAAGGCAGGCGGCCCGGCGCTGCTCTTCGAGAACGTGAAGGGCTCCTCGATGCCCCTCGCGATGAACGTCTTCGGCACCGACCGGCGGCTGTTGAAGGCGCTGGGGCTGAAGTCGTACGCGGAGATCAGCGAGAGGATCGGCGGGCTGCTGCGACCCGAGCTGCCGCAGGGCTTCGTCGGCGTGCGCGAGGCGTTCGGGAAGCTCGGCGCGATGACGCACGTACCGCCGAGGAAGGTGAAGGCCGGCGACGCGCCCGTCCAGGAGGTCGTCCTGCACGGCGACGACGTCGACCTCGACGCCCTCCCCGCCCTCTTCACCTGGCCGCAGGACGGCGGCTCCTTCTTCAACCTGGGCCTGACCCACACCAAGGACCCGGAGTCCGGGATCCGCAACCTCGGCCTGTACCGCCTCCAGCGCCACGACAAGCGCACGATCGGCATGCACTGGCAGATCCACAAGGACAGCCGCAACCACTACCAGGTCGCGGCCAGGAAGGGCGAGCGGCTGCCGGTCGCGATCGCCTTCGGCTGCCCGCCCGCCGTCACCTACGCCTCCACCGCCCCGCTCCCCGGCGACATCGACGAGTACCTGTTCGCCGGGTTCCTCGCGGGCAAGCGGATCGAGATGGTCGACTGCAAGACGGTGCCGTTGCAGGTGCCGGCGCAGGCGGAGGTCGTCATCGAGGGCTGGCTGGAGCCCGGCGAGATGCTCCCGGAAGGCCCCTTCGGCGACCACACCGGCTTCTACACCCCGCAGGAACCGTTCCCCGCGCTGAAGATCGACTGCGTGACGATGCGGAAGCGGCCGCTGCTCCAGTCGATCGTGGTCGGCCGCCCGCCGACGGAGGACGGCCCGCTGGGCCGCGCCACGGAGCGCTTCTTCCTGCCGTTGTTGAAGATCATCGTCCCGGACATCGTGGACTACCACCTCCCCGAGGCCGGCGGCTTCCACAACTGCGCGATCGTCTCGATCGACAAGAAGTACCCCAAGCACGCGCAGAAGGTCATGCACGCGGTCTGGGGCGCGCACATGATGTCCCTGACCAAGCTGATCGTGGTCGTCGACGCCGACTGCGACGTCCACGACCTGCACGAAGTCGCGTGGCGGGCACTCGGCAACACGGACTACGCCCGCGACCTGTCCCTCGTCGAAGGCCCGGTCGACCACCTCGACCACGCCTCCTACCAGCAGTTCTGGGGCGGCAAGGCAGGCATCGACGCGACCCGGAAGTGGCCCGAGGAGGGCTACACGCGGGACGGGGGCTGGCCGGAGATGGTCGTCTCCGACCCGGACACGGCGGCGAAGGTCGACAGCCGCTGGAAGGAGTACGGACTGTGA
- a CDS encoding TetR/AcrR family transcriptional regulator — protein MGAVKTKRMPRAVREQQMLDAAVETFGRRGYMAASMDEIAELAGVSKPLVYLYLNSKEDLFTACIRREAKALVEAVRTGVRTDLPADRQLWDGLRAFFAHTARHPHAWSVLHLQARTHGEPFAAEVAAMREEIVAFVTHLILVAAREAHRDPDLPEREVAGLAEALVGAAESLAAWSNTTDTVTARQAAATLMNFAWSGLANLMNGHPWSPPEG, from the coding sequence ATGGGTGCCGTGAAGACCAAGCGGATGCCGCGTGCGGTCCGTGAGCAGCAGATGCTGGACGCCGCCGTGGAGACCTTCGGCCGCCGCGGGTACATGGCCGCGTCGATGGACGAGATCGCCGAACTCGCGGGCGTGTCCAAGCCGTTGGTCTACCTGTACCTGAACTCCAAGGAAGACCTCTTCACGGCCTGCATCCGGCGCGAGGCGAAGGCGCTCGTCGAGGCGGTCCGCACCGGCGTCCGCACCGACCTCCCCGCCGACCGCCAACTCTGGGACGGACTGCGGGCGTTCTTCGCCCACACCGCGCGGCACCCGCACGCCTGGTCCGTCCTGCACCTCCAGGCCCGCACGCACGGCGAGCCGTTCGCCGCCGAGGTGGCGGCGATGCGCGAGGAGATCGTCGCGTTCGTCACCCACCTGATCCTGGTCGCCGCCCGCGAGGCCCACCGCGACCCCGACCTCCCCGAACGCGAGGTCGCCGGCCTCGCCGAGGCCCTGGTCGGCGCGGCCGAGTCCCTGGCCGCCTGGTCCAACACCACCGACACCGTCACAGCCCGCCAAGCAGCGGCAACCCTGATGAACTTCGCCTGGTCGGGCCTGGCCAACCTCATGAACGGCCACCCCTGGTCCCCACCGGAGGGGTAG
- a CDS encoding UbiX family flavin prenyltransferase, with the protein MSGASGTPYAAAVLRALLAAGESVDLVVSRASRLTLLDETGISFRDAHWRDDLREWLARGADGKPDTFDVDLETGLDPETGRDLETGRVLDTGGVLDTGRVLDTGGGGDRVRYWSAGDLAAGPSSGSYRTKGMLIVPASTACVAGVALGLSKDLLQRAASVTLKERRTLVVAVRETPLNGQTLRHLVALDDAGASVVPASPAFYAGATHIQDLVDFVAGRVLDAAGVTHGLYRRWEGELGGGPRPA; encoded by the coding sequence GTGTCCGGGGCGTCCGGTACGCCCTATGCCGCCGCCGTGCTGCGTGCGCTGCTCGCCGCGGGCGAGAGCGTCGACCTGGTGGTCAGCCGGGCCTCGCGCCTCACGCTGCTCGACGAGACCGGGATCTCCTTCCGGGACGCCCACTGGCGGGACGACCTGCGGGAATGGCTCGCACGCGGAGCGGACGGCAAGCCGGACACCTTCGACGTGGACCTCGAAACGGGCCTGGACCCAGAAACGGGCAGGGACCTCGAAACGGGCCGGGTCCTTGACACGGGCGGGGTCCTTGACACGGGCCGGGTCCTCGACACGGGCGGGGGCGGTGACCGGGTGCGGTACTGGAGCGCCGGTGATCTGGCTGCCGGGCCGTCCTCGGGGTCGTACCGCACGAAGGGCATGCTCATCGTGCCCGCCTCCACCGCCTGTGTCGCCGGAGTCGCCCTCGGCCTGTCCAAGGACCTGCTCCAGCGGGCGGCGAGCGTGACGCTCAAGGAGCGCCGGACGCTCGTCGTCGCCGTACGGGAGACCCCGTTGAACGGGCAGACCCTGCGGCATCTCGTCGCCCTGGACGACGCGGGCGCGAGCGTCGTGCCCGCCTCGCCGGCCTTCTACGCGGGGGCCACCCACATCCAGGACCTGGTCGACTTCGTCGCGGGCCGGGTCCTCGACGCGGCGGGCGTGACGCACGGGCTCTATCGCCGGTGGGAGGGCGAGTTGGGCGGCGGCCCCCGCCCGGCCTGA
- the mqnE gene encoding aminofutalosine synthase MqnE produces MDVGLKRELEEKVRAGERLTREDGVALYESDDLAWLGGLAHEVRTRKNGDVVHFNVNRHLNMTNVCTASCAYCSFQRKPGEKDAYTMRIEEAVKLAKSMEGENLTELHIVNGLHPNLPWRYYPRSLRELKAALPDVSLKAFTATEIHHFETISGLSASEILDELIDAGLESLTGGGAEIFDWEVREHIVDHRTHWEDWSRIHRLAHEKGLKTPCTMLYGHIEEPKHRVDHVLRLRELQDETNGFQVFIPLRYQHDFVDMKDGKVRNRLQARTQMATGAEALKTFAVSRLLFDNVPHVKVFWVMHGVQTAQLALQHGADDMDGSVVEYKITHDADNYGTPNKLTREDLLDLIRDAGFRPVERNTRYEIIREYDGPDLARRESPQAMRV; encoded by the coding sequence ATGGATGTCGGGCTCAAGCGCGAGCTGGAGGAGAAGGTCAGGGCCGGTGAGCGGCTGACCCGTGAGGACGGCGTCGCGCTGTACGAGTCGGACGACCTGGCCTGGCTCGGCGGACTCGCGCACGAGGTGCGGACGCGCAAGAACGGCGACGTCGTTCACTTCAACGTCAACCGGCACCTCAACATGACCAACGTGTGCACGGCGTCCTGCGCCTACTGCTCCTTCCAGCGCAAGCCGGGCGAGAAGGACGCGTACACGATGCGCATCGAGGAGGCGGTGAAGCTCGCCAAGTCGATGGAGGGCGAGAACCTCACCGAACTGCACATCGTCAACGGGCTCCACCCCAACCTCCCCTGGCGCTACTACCCGCGCTCGCTGCGCGAGCTGAAGGCGGCCCTGCCGGACGTCTCGCTCAAGGCGTTCACGGCGACGGAGATCCACCACTTCGAGACGATCAGCGGCCTGTCGGCGTCCGAGATCCTGGACGAGCTGATCGACGCGGGCCTGGAGTCGCTGACCGGCGGCGGCGCGGAGATCTTCGACTGGGAGGTCCGCGAGCACATCGTGGACCACCGCACCCACTGGGAGGACTGGTCGCGCATCCACCGGCTGGCGCACGAGAAGGGTCTCAAGACCCCGTGCACCATGCTGTACGGCCACATCGAGGAGCCGAAGCACCGCGTCGACCACGTCCTCAGGCTCCGTGAGCTCCAGGACGAGACGAACGGCTTCCAGGTCTTCATCCCGCTGCGCTACCAGCACGACTTCGTGGACATGAAGGACGGCAAGGTCCGCAACCGCCTCCAGGCCCGTACCCAGATGGCGACGGGCGCGGAGGCCCTGAAGACCTTCGCGGTCTCGCGTCTCCTCTTCGACAACGTCCCGCATGTCAAGGTCTTCTGGGTCATGCACGGCGTCCAGACCGCCCAACTGGCCCTCCAGCACGGCGCGGACGACATGGACGGCTCGGTCGTCGAGTACAAGATCACGCACGACGCCGACAACTACGGCACCCCGAACAAGCTGACCCGCGAGGACCTGCTCGACCTCATCCGCGACGCCGGCTTCCGCCCGGTGGAACGCAACACGCGGTACGAGATCATCCGCGAGTACGACGGTCCCGACCTGGCGCGTCGCGAGTCGCCGCAGGCGATGCGAGTGTGA